Proteins from one Candidatus Marinimicrobia bacterium CG08_land_8_20_14_0_20_45_22 genomic window:
- a CDS encoding type II toxin-antitoxin system mRNA interferase toxin, RelE/StbE family → MRQIHFTTAFKKDYQKAIKRGWNISLLDEVISLLATGEVLPKKFKVHPLQGRWSDFSECHIKPDWLLIWKQETNDICLTRTGTHSDLY, encoded by the coding sequence ATGAGACAGATCCATTTTACAACGGCTTTTAAAAAAGATTACCAGAAGGCTATCAAGCGCGGCTGGAATATCAGTTTGCTTGATGAAGTCATTAGCCTATTAGCAACGGGTGAAGTTCTCCCGAAAAAGTTCAAGGTTCATCCGCTACAAGGTCGATGGAGCGATTTTTCCGAATGCCACATAAAACCCGACTGGCTGTTAATCTGGAAACAGGAAACAAACGATATTTGTCTGACCAGAACTGGGACGCATTCGGATTTATATTGA
- a CDS encoding type II toxin-antitoxin system antitoxin, RelB/DinJ family, translating to MNQNVSVNVRVTEKVKTDAESVLKELGLTMSDAVNIYLRQIALKRGIPFGIRIPNRKTVRAMEDVEKKRNLKSFDNVNSLMEDLKS from the coding sequence ATGAATCAAAATGTATCTGTCAATGTCCGGGTCACTGAAAAGGTAAAAACCGACGCGGAATCTGTACTGAAGGAACTTGGGCTTACCATGAGCGACGCAGTGAATATCTATCTCCGACAGATTGCACTGAAGCGCGGTATTCCATTTGGCATTCGCATCCCGAATCGAAAGACTGTCCGGGCGATGGAAGACGTTGAAAAAAAGCGTAATCTGAAATCCTTCGATAACGTTAATAGCCTGATGGAAGATTTGAAGTCCTAA